In Pseudomonas oryzicola, one DNA window encodes the following:
- a CDS encoding alginate O-acetyltransferase AlgF, whose translation MTTKTSIAKALTLAAGLSLASMQAFAGADAALYGPSAPKGSTFVRLYNATSTPTAASVGNTQIKQVGAQASSDFSFLPGGDYTAQVGGKSVPVKLASDKYYTLVNSANGSPKLIEEPPFKNKQKALVRVQNLSDQQLTLKTADGKTEVVKPVAANGRGEREINPVKVNLALYQGDKKVGDVKPVALERGEAAVLYVTGSGNALSPVWVTRPVASN comes from the coding sequence ATGACTACCAAGACTTCCATTGCCAAAGCCCTCACCCTCGCGGCCGGCCTTTCCCTGGCCTCGATGCAGGCCTTCGCCGGCGCCGACGCCGCGCTGTACGGCCCGAGCGCACCCAAAGGTTCGACCTTCGTGCGCCTGTACAACGCGACCAGCACCCCGACCGCTGCCTCGGTCGGCAATACCCAGATCAAGCAGGTTGGCGCCCAGGCCAGCAGCGACTTCAGCTTCCTGCCAGGCGGTGACTACACCGCCCAGGTCGGCGGCAAGAGCGTGCCGGTCAAGCTGGCCTCGGACAAGTACTACACCCTGGTCAACAGCGCCAACGGCAGCCCGAAGCTGATCGAAGAGCCGCCGTTCAAGAACAAGCAGAAAGCCCTGGTTCGCGTGCAGAACCTGAGCGACCAGCAACTGACCCTGAAGACTGCCGACGGCAAGACCGAAGTGGTCAAGCCGGTGGCCGCCAACGGCCGTGGCGAACGTGAAATCAACCCGGTCAAGGTCAACCTGGCGCTGTACCAAGGAGACAAGAAAGTGGGTGACGTCAAACCCGTCGCCCTGGAGCGCGGCGAAGCCGCAGTGCTGTACGTAACGGGTTCCGGCAACGCCTTGTCGCCGGTGTGGGTAACTCGCCCCGTGGCTAGCAACTGA
- a CDS encoding alginate O-acetyltransferase: protein MTRTLRITYSLSFLGLLVGMGVWSTGGLQSFQRTEQMTLLNGKLAKAAETHYDEHFPIKRLGTNLWAAMDFKLFNEGRPGVVLGRDQWLFSDEEFKPTAGAEQLMAENLALIRGVRDTLQQHGSQLVLAIVPAKARVYAEYLGKELPTSLHDDLYNQFHAQARQANVFAPDLMAPLEQAKARGQVFLRTDTHWTPMGAEVAAQALAEAVSRQSLLNGDPQTFITEAGSTAPYKGDLTNFLPLDPLFSNLLPAPDNLQKRTTRPVEAEGEAGDALFADKQIPVALVGTSYSANPHWNFLGALQQALRSDVANYAEDGHGPLLPMLKYLQSDAFKNAAPQVVVWEFPERYLPMKNDLSSFDPQWIAQLKNSRKSEENLALSSTRTNH, encoded by the coding sequence ATGACTCGCACCTTACGCATCACCTATTCACTGTCGTTCCTCGGCCTGCTGGTGGGCATGGGCGTGTGGTCGACCGGTGGCCTGCAAAGCTTCCAGCGCACCGAGCAGATGACCCTGCTCAACGGCAAACTGGCCAAGGCCGCCGAGACCCACTACGACGAGCACTTCCCGATCAAGCGGTTGGGCACCAACCTGTGGGCGGCGATGGATTTCAAGCTGTTCAATGAAGGCCGCCCCGGCGTGGTACTGGGCCGCGACCAGTGGCTGTTCAGCGACGAAGAATTCAAGCCCACCGCCGGGGCCGAGCAGCTGATGGCAGAAAACCTGGCGCTGATCCGCGGAGTGCGCGACACCCTGCAGCAGCACGGCAGCCAGCTGGTGCTGGCGATCGTGCCGGCCAAGGCACGGGTATACGCCGAATACCTGGGCAAGGAACTGCCGACCAGCCTGCATGACGACCTGTACAACCAGTTCCATGCCCAGGCACGCCAGGCCAACGTGTTCGCCCCGGACCTGATGGCACCGCTGGAGCAGGCCAAGGCCCGCGGTCAGGTGTTCCTGCGCACCGACACCCACTGGACGCCGATGGGCGCCGAAGTGGCGGCGCAGGCACTGGCCGAAGCCGTCAGCCGGCAAAGCCTGCTCAATGGTGACCCACAGACGTTCATCACCGAAGCCGGCAGCACCGCGCCGTACAAGGGCGACCTGACCAACTTCCTGCCACTGGACCCGCTGTTCAGCAATTTGCTGCCGGCCCCGGACAACCTGCAGAAGCGCACCACCCGCCCGGTCGAGGCCGAGGGTGAAGCCGGTGACGCGCTGTTCGCCGACAAGCAGATTCCGGTGGCCCTGGTAGGCACCAGCTACAGCGCCAACCCGCACTGGAACTTCCTCGGTGCGCTGCAGCAGGCCCTGCGCAGCGACGTGGCCAACTACGCCGAAGACGGCCACGGCCCGCTGCTGCCGATGCTCAAGTACCTGCAAAGCGATGCCTTCAAGAACGCCGCACCGCAAGTGGTGGTGTGGGAATTCCCCGAACGTTATCTGCCAATGAAGAACGACCTCAGCAGCTTCGACCCGCAGTGGATCGCGCAGCTGAAGAACTCCCGTAAATCCGAAGAAAACCTGGCCTTGTCGTCCACCCGGACGAACCACTGA
- a CDS encoding MBOAT family O-acyltransferase, producing the protein MVFSSNVFLFLFLPIFLGLYYLSGQRYRNLLLLVASYIFYAWWRVDFLALFAGVTLWNYWIGLKVGAAGVRTKPAQRWLLLGVGVDLAILGYFKYANFGVGSLNAIITSFGLEPFILTHVLLPIGISFYIFESISYIIDVYRGDTPATRNLIDFAAFVAIFPHLIAGPVLRFKDLVDQFNNRTHTLDKFSEGCTRFMQGFIKKVFIADTLAVVADHCFALQNPTTGDAWLGALAYTAQLYFDFSGYSDMAIGLGLMMGFRFMENFKQPYISQSITEFWRRWHISLSTWLRDYLYITLGGNRKGTFNTYRNLFLTMLLGGLWHGANFTYIIWGAWHGMWLAIERALGIDTNPQRFNPVKWAFTFLLVVVGWVIFRAENLEVAGRMYGAMFSFGDWQLSELNRAQLTGLQVATLVVAYITLAFFGLRDFYRNARPTPKATPVAVNADGSIGLDWTRVMTRALVLLLFVASILKLSAQSYSPFLYFQF; encoded by the coding sequence ATGGTCTTCTCGTCCAACGTGTTCCTGTTCCTGTTCTTGCCGATCTTCCTCGGCCTGTACTACTTGAGCGGGCAACGCTATCGCAACCTGTTGCTGCTGGTCGCCAGCTACATCTTCTACGCCTGGTGGCGAGTGGACTTCCTGGCCCTGTTCGCCGGGGTCACCCTGTGGAACTACTGGATCGGCCTGAAAGTCGGCGCCGCCGGGGTCCGCACCAAGCCTGCCCAGCGCTGGCTGCTGCTTGGCGTGGGTGTCGACCTGGCGATCCTCGGCTACTTCAAGTACGCCAACTTCGGCGTCGGCAGCCTGAACGCGATCATCACCTCGTTTGGCCTGGAGCCGTTCATCCTCACCCACGTGCTGCTGCCGATCGGTATCTCGTTCTACATCTTCGAGTCGATCAGCTACATCATCGACGTGTACCGCGGCGACACCCCGGCTACCCGCAACCTGATCGACTTTGCCGCGTTCGTGGCGATCTTCCCGCACCTGATCGCCGGCCCCGTGCTGCGCTTCAAGGACCTGGTCGACCAGTTCAACAACCGCACCCACACCCTGGACAAGTTCTCCGAAGGCTGCACCCGCTTCATGCAGGGCTTCATCAAGAAAGTGTTCATCGCCGACACCCTGGCAGTCGTGGCCGACCACTGCTTCGCCCTGCAGAACCCGACTACCGGCGATGCCTGGCTCGGCGCCCTGGCCTATACCGCACAGCTGTATTTCGACTTCAGCGGCTACAGCGACATGGCCATCGGCCTGGGCCTGATGATGGGCTTCCGCTTCATGGAGAACTTCAAGCAGCCGTACATCAGCCAGTCGATCACCGAGTTCTGGCGGCGCTGGCACATCAGCCTGTCGACCTGGCTGCGCGATTACCTGTACATCACCCTGGGCGGTAACCGCAAAGGCACCTTCAACACCTACCGCAACCTGTTCCTGACCATGCTGCTGGGCGGCCTGTGGCACGGTGCCAACTTCACCTACATCATCTGGGGCGCGTGGCATGGCATGTGGCTGGCCATCGAGCGCGCACTGGGCATCGACACCAACCCGCAGCGCTTCAACCCGGTGAAGTGGGCCTTCACCTTCCTGCTGGTGGTGGTCGGCTGGGTGATCTTCCGCGCCGAAAACCTCGAAGTGGCCGGCCGCATGTACGGCGCCATGTTCAGCTTCGGCGACTGGCAGCTGTCGGAACTCAACCGCGCCCAGCTCACCGGCCTGCAGGTCGCCACCCTGGTGGTCGCCTACATCACCCTGGCGTTCTTCGGCCTGCGTGACTTCTATCGCAACGCCAGGCCGACGCCCAAGGCCACCCCGGTGGCGGTCAACGCCGACGGTTCGATCGGCCTGGACTGGACCCGCGTGATGACCCGCGCCCTGGTGCTGCTGCTGTTCGTGGCCTCGATCCTCAAGCTTTCGGCGCAGAGCTACTCGCCGTTCCTGTACTTCCAGTTCTGA
- a CDS encoding mannuronate-specific alginate lyase, which produces MIAFKRISRPALLALALFGGAAHAALVPPQGYYEGIEKLKTSDGNFRCEAVPKPYTGALQFRSKYEGSDKARATLNVNSEKAFRKSTEDITTLEKGVSKMIGQYMRDGRPAQLECALAWLGSWARADALMSTDYNHTGKSMRKWALGSMSGSWLRLKFSNSQPLAAHQAEAELIEKWFARLAEQTVRDWSDLPLEKINNHSYWAAWAVMATAVATDRRDLFDWAVKEYRIGANQVDAQGFLPNELKRKQRALAYHNYALPPLAMIASFAQVNGVDVRGENDNALQRLAQRVLAGVKDPSAFKARNGEKQDMQDLKIDSKYSWMEPYCSLYACSGDTLQRKRGMQPFNSFRLGGDLTRVYDPSAESKK; this is translated from the coding sequence ATGATTGCGTTCAAACGAATTTCCCGTCCTGCCCTGCTCGCCCTGGCGTTGTTCGGTGGTGCCGCGCACGCCGCGCTGGTGCCGCCGCAGGGCTACTACGAAGGGATCGAAAAGCTCAAGACCAGCGACGGTAATTTCCGCTGCGAAGCTGTGCCCAAGCCGTACACCGGCGCCTTGCAGTTCCGCAGCAAGTACGAAGGTTCGGACAAGGCGCGGGCCACCCTCAACGTCAACTCGGAAAAGGCCTTCCGCAAGTCCACCGAAGACATCACCACCCTTGAAAAAGGCGTGAGCAAGATGATCGGCCAGTACATGCGTGATGGCCGCCCGGCGCAGCTCGAATGCGCCCTGGCCTGGCTGGGCAGCTGGGCACGTGCCGATGCGTTGATGTCCACCGACTACAACCACACCGGCAAGTCGATGCGCAAATGGGCGCTGGGCAGCATGAGCGGTTCGTGGCTGCGCCTGAAGTTCTCCAACTCGCAGCCGCTGGCCGCGCACCAGGCCGAGGCCGAGCTGATCGAGAAGTGGTTCGCCCGCCTCGCCGAACAGACCGTGCGCGACTGGAGCGACCTGCCGCTGGAGAAGATCAACAACCACAGCTACTGGGCAGCCTGGGCGGTGATGGCCACCGCCGTGGCCACCGACCGTCGTGACCTGTTCGACTGGGCCGTGAAGGAGTACCGGATTGGCGCCAACCAGGTCGATGCGCAGGGCTTCCTGCCCAACGAGCTGAAGCGCAAGCAACGCGCCCTGGCCTACCACAACTACGCCCTGCCGCCGCTGGCGATGATCGCCAGTTTTGCCCAGGTCAACGGCGTGGATGTGCGCGGCGAGAACGACAACGCCCTGCAGCGCCTGGCGCAGCGGGTGCTGGCCGGCGTCAAGGACCCGAGCGCGTTCAAGGCGCGCAATGGCGAGAAGCAGGACATGCAAGACCTGAAGATCGACAGCAAGTACTCGTGGATGGAGCCCTACTGCAGCCTGTACGCGTGCAGCGGCGACACCCTGCAACGCAAGCGCGGCATGCAGCCGTTCAACAGCTTCCGGCTGGGCGGCGACCTGACCCGGGTCTACGACCCGAGCGCGGAATCGAAAAAGTAA
- a CDS encoding alginate O-acetyltransferase — MTPHLMKLLGLSTALLAISQGVSADEAKAPTFTAEPCCQLCPEAHDPSRYTTRYQQNFTTLVQAQGDWLFRTREDLRTEFTTTPAGYRRLQQVHDAFKKRGVELVVVYQPTRGLVNRNMLNPAEKAAFDYQKALGNYQAMLKRFASMGYNVPDLSPLTNEQLAAADQGKDFYFRGDQHWTPYGAERAAKIVAETVHKMPAFEGIPRKEFETKKSGRMGKTGTLHNVAGQLCGTSYAVQYMDQFATEPKGSSGGGDDLFGDTGNAQITLVGTSHSGKNYNFSGFLEQYIGADVLNVAFPGGGLEGSMIQYLGSEEFQKNPPKILIWEFSPLYRLDQETIWRQILGLLDDGCDDRPALMSASATLKPGKNELMVNGKGGVIKDLVNRNIQMDVKFEDPSVKVLQATLWYLNGRHEDIKLEKPETADTDGRFVFQMREDEDWASQSLLAFEVQGPESGTQKVEAKLCKRNNFAVPAQTAQAGQ, encoded by the coding sequence ATGACTCCACATCTGATGAAACTGCTGGGCCTGTCCACTGCCCTCCTGGCCATCAGCCAGGGCGTGAGCGCCGACGAAGCGAAGGCCCCGACCTTCACCGCCGAGCCTTGCTGCCAGCTGTGCCCGGAAGCGCACGACCCCAGCCGCTACACCACCCGTTACCAGCAGAACTTCACCACCCTGGTGCAGGCCCAGGGTGACTGGCTGTTCCGTACCCGCGAAGACCTGCGCACCGAGTTCACCACCACCCCGGCCGGCTACAGGCGCCTGCAGCAGGTGCACGATGCGTTCAAGAAGCGCGGCGTGGAACTGGTGGTGGTGTACCAGCCGACCCGTGGCCTGGTGAACCGCAACATGCTCAACCCGGCGGAAAAAGCCGCCTTCGACTACCAGAAGGCCCTGGGCAACTACCAGGCCATGCTCAAGCGCTTCGCCAGCATGGGCTACAACGTGCCCGACCTGTCGCCGCTGACCAACGAACAGCTGGCCGCCGCCGACCAGGGCAAGGACTTCTACTTCCGTGGCGACCAGCACTGGACGCCATACGGCGCCGAGCGCGCAGCGAAGATCGTGGCCGAAACCGTGCACAAGATGCCGGCTTTCGAAGGTATCCCGCGCAAGGAGTTCGAGACGAAGAAGTCCGGCCGCATGGGCAAGACCGGCACCCTGCATAACGTTGCCGGCCAGCTCTGTGGCACCAGCTACGCGGTGCAGTACATGGACCAGTTCGCCACCGAGCCGAAAGGTTCGAGCGGCGGCGGCGACGATCTGTTCGGTGACACCGGCAACGCGCAGATCACCCTTGTCGGCACCAGCCACAGTGGCAAGAACTACAACTTCTCGGGCTTCCTCGAGCAGTACATCGGTGCCGATGTGCTCAACGTCGCCTTCCCCGGCGGTGGCCTGGAAGGTTCGATGATCCAGTACCTGGGCAGCGAGGAATTCCAGAAGAACCCGCCGAAGATCCTGATCTGGGAATTCTCCCCGCTGTACCGCCTGGACCAGGAAACCATCTGGCGGCAGATCCTCGGGCTGCTCGATGACGGCTGCGATGACCGCCCGGCGCTGATGAGTGCCAGCGCCACTCTCAAGCCTGGCAAGAACGAGCTGATGGTGAACGGCAAGGGCGGCGTGATCAAGGACCTGGTCAACCGCAACATCCAGATGGATGTGAAGTTCGAAGATCCGTCGGTGAAAGTCCTGCAGGCCACCCTGTGGTACCTCAACGGCCGCCACGAGGACATCAAGCTGGAAAAACCGGAAACCGCCGATACCGATGGCCGTTTCGTCTTCCAGATGCGCGAAGACGAGGACTGGGCCAGCCAGAGCCTGCTGGCCTTCGAGGTACAGGGCCCGGAAAGCGGTACCCAGAAGGTCGAGGCCAAGCTCTGCAAACGCAACAACTTCGCCGTGCCCGCGCAGACCGCGCAGGCCGGCCAGTGA
- the algG gene encoding mannuronan 5-epimerase AlgG, with translation MNLHPHLRHSLLASALLLAAGLAAAAEPTTTAKGLQQAKTYTVSSAPVEPLHMDPPKLPDLTGYTAEAVQKKIDRRHKGKVSLRRMFQEDTLKEFVGGDNKAAEWVQRQHGIPQAIFVDDGHVDLVELSKKVPKQYLSEVEPGVYLARLPIVVGQKGILEIDGKVKQLRLSQEGGSFLVNDGKLFVTDTQVTGWREKDNGPATFRSPKEFRPFLLSWGGTETYIVNSKMASFGYAKSKSYGVSISQYTPNMAKRMGRPEPTGWIIGSEFSDMWYGFYCYETQDFVVKDSTYRDNIVYGIDPHDRSHRLIIAGNTVYGTKKKHGIIISREVNDSWIINNKSYDNKLSGVVIDRNSVNNLIAYNEIYRNHTDGITLYESGDNLIWGNKLINNRRHGIRVRNSVNIRLYENVAMANGLVGVYGHIKDLSDTDRDIALDPFDTKVSLILVGGELAANGSGPLSIDSPLSVELYKVSMLAPRKASGISLNGILGERQDEILDLLVRQKKAVLIDPVERQTEMIE, from the coding sequence ATGAACCTTCACCCGCACCTACGTCACAGCCTGCTGGCCAGCGCCTTGCTGCTGGCCGCAGGCCTGGCAGCCGCCGCCGAGCCCACGACGACCGCCAAAGGCTTGCAGCAGGCCAAGACCTACACGGTCTCCAGTGCACCGGTCGAGCCACTGCACATGGACCCGCCAAAGCTGCCCGACCTGACCGGCTACACCGCCGAAGCGGTACAGAAGAAGATCGACCGCCGTCACAAGGGCAAGGTCAGCCTGCGCCGCATGTTCCAGGAGGACACCCTCAAGGAGTTCGTCGGTGGCGACAACAAGGCGGCCGAGTGGGTCCAGCGCCAGCATGGCATTCCGCAGGCGATCTTCGTCGATGACGGGCATGTCGACCTGGTCGAGCTGAGCAAGAAGGTACCCAAGCAGTACCTCAGCGAAGTCGAGCCGGGTGTGTACCTGGCGCGCCTGCCGATCGTGGTCGGGCAGAAGGGCATCCTCGAGATCGACGGCAAGGTCAAGCAGCTGCGCCTGTCCCAGGAGGGCGGTTCGTTCCTGGTCAACGACGGCAAGCTGTTCGTCACCGATACCCAGGTGACCGGCTGGCGCGAAAAGGACAACGGCCCGGCGACCTTCCGTTCGCCCAAGGAATTCCGCCCGTTCCTGCTGTCGTGGGGCGGCACCGAGACCTACATCGTCAACAGCAAGATGGCCAGCTTCGGCTATGCCAAGTCCAAGTCGTACGGCGTGAGCATCTCGCAGTACACGCCGAACATGGCCAAGCGCATGGGCCGCCCGGAACCCACCGGCTGGATCATCGGCTCGGAATTCAGCGACATGTGGTACGGCTTCTACTGCTACGAGACCCAAGACTTCGTGGTCAAGGACAGCACCTATCGCGACAACATCGTCTACGGCATCGACCCGCACGACCGCTCGCACCGCCTGATCATCGCTGGCAACACGGTGTACGGCACCAAGAAGAAGCACGGCATCATCATTTCGCGTGAGGTCAACGACAGCTGGATCATCAACAACAAGAGCTACGACAACAAGCTCTCCGGCGTGGTGATCGACCGTAACAGCGTCAACAACCTGATCGCCTACAACGAGATCTACCGCAACCACACCGACGGCATCACCTTGTACGAAAGCGGCGACAACCTGATCTGGGGCAACAAGCTGATCAACAACCGCCGCCACGGCATCCGTGTGCGTAACAGCGTGAACATCCGCCTGTACGAGAACGTCGCCATGGCCAACGGCCTGGTGGGTGTGTACGGCCACATCAAGGACCTGTCCGACACCGACCGTGACATCGCCCTCGACCCGTTCGACACCAAGGTGTCGCTGATCCTGGTCGGTGGCGAACTGGCCGCCAACGGCTCCGGCCCGCTGTCGATCGACTCGCCGCTGTCGGTCGAGCTGTACAAGGTGTCCATGCTCGCCCCGCGCAAGGCCAGCGGCATCAGCCTCAACGGCATCCTCGGTGAACGCCAGGACGAAATCCTCGACCTGCTGGTCCGCCAGAAAAAGGCTGTGCTGATCGACCCGGTCGAACGCCAGACCGAAATGATCGAATAA
- a CDS encoding alginate export family protein, with translation MTLNPFVKAGIGLSFALLWSCPTLAEMTAEKNFGLDVKITGQSEDDRDLGTRSGGDVSGLGLDLRPWVYGERGNWSAYAMGQAVTATDTIETDTLRQNDDGTTTDTAADGREQDKSYLAMREFWVGYSGLTAYPGEQLRFGRQRLRSDDGMWRDTNIEALNWTFDTTLLKADLGVAQRFSEYRTDLTELAPEDKDRTHVYGNVATQWTPGHWVGVRAHHTHDGGSLKNPGETVDALDKTRTGDLTWLGLEANSDAYNWRNDHTVNYWGSVTWLTGDRDTLSSQVVGDQTVATGKQSGDVNAWATDLGIRVRLDPQWQVGAAYARGSGGGGDDGSSNYEQTGLESNRSNYTGTRSRVHRFGEAFRGELGNLQAATLFASWQLRDDYDASFIYHKFWRVDGNQNIGSSGINAVVNDNGVNRPLVDGEKDLGQEMDVVVTKYFKQGLLPASMSQAIDEPSALVRLRAGVFKPGDAYGKEADSYMHRAFVDVIWRF, from the coding sequence ATGACGCTCAATCCCTTCGTGAAAGCTGGCATCGGCCTGAGCTTCGCCCTGCTGTGGTCCTGCCCGACCCTGGCGGAAATGACCGCTGAAAAGAACTTCGGCCTGGATGTGAAAATCACCGGCCAGTCGGAAGACGACCGTGACCTCGGTACCCGCTCCGGCGGCGATGTCAGCGGCCTGGGCCTCGACCTGCGCCCTTGGGTATATGGCGAGCGCGGCAACTGGAGTGCCTATGCCATGGGCCAGGCCGTCACCGCTACCGACACCATCGAAACCGACACCCTGCGCCAGAACGACGACGGCACCACCACCGACACCGCCGCCGACGGCCGTGAGCAGGACAAGAGCTACCTGGCCATGCGCGAATTCTGGGTCGGCTACAGCGGCCTCACCGCCTACCCCGGCGAGCAGCTGCGTTTCGGTCGCCAGCGCCTGCGCAGCGACGATGGCATGTGGCGTGACACCAACATCGAGGCGCTGAACTGGACCTTCGACACCACCCTGCTCAAGGCCGACCTGGGCGTGGCCCAGCGCTTCAGCGAATACCGCACCGACCTCACCGAGCTGGCTCCGGAAGACAAGGACCGCACGCACGTCTACGGCAACGTCGCCACGCAGTGGACCCCTGGCCACTGGGTCGGCGTGCGCGCCCACCACACCCATGACGGCGGCAGCCTGAAGAACCCGGGCGAAACCGTCGATGCGCTGGACAAGACCCGCACCGGCGACCTGACCTGGCTGGGCCTGGAAGCCAACAGCGATGCCTACAACTGGCGCAACGACCACACCGTCAACTACTGGGGCAGTGTCACCTGGCTGACCGGTGACCGCGACACCCTCAGCAGCCAGGTAGTGGGCGACCAGACCGTAGCCACCGGCAAGCAGAGCGGCGACGTCAACGCCTGGGCCACCGACCTCGGCATCCGCGTGCGCCTCGACCCGCAATGGCAGGTCGGTGCGGCCTACGCCCGTGGCAGCGGCGGTGGCGGCGACGACGGTTCGAGCAACTACGAGCAGACCGGCCTGGAGAGCAACCGCTCCAACTACACCGGTACCCGTTCCCGCGTGCACCGCTTCGGTGAAGCCTTCCGCGGCGAGCTGGGCAACCTGCAGGCGGCAACCCTGTTCGCTTCCTGGCAGCTGCGCGACGACTATGACGCCAGCTTCATCTACCACAAGTTCTGGCGTGTCGACGGCAACCAGAACATCGGCTCCAGCGGCATCAACGCGGTGGTCAACGACAACGGCGTGAATCGCCCACTGGTCGATGGCGAAAAAGACCTTGGCCAGGAAATGGACGTGGTCGTGACCAAGTACTTCAAGCAAGGCCTGCTGCCGGCTTCGATGAGCCAGGCCATCGACGAGCCATCCGCCCTGGTGCGCCTGCGTGCCGGCGTGTTCAAGCCGGGCGACGCCTACGGCAAGGAAGCGGACTCGTACATGCACCGCGCCTTCGTCGACGTGATCTGGCGCTTCTGA
- the algK gene encoding alginate biosynthesis TPR repeat lipoprotein AlgK, whose translation MIPYKKSASLGLCALAAAITLAGCAGLPDQRLANEAMKRGDTALAERNYKALADLGYSEAQVGLADIKVATRDPAKIKEAEATYRAAAATSPRAQARLGRLLVAKPDSTQAEREEAEKLLKQAAAQGEGNTLIPLAMLYLSYPQSFPKVNAQQQIDQWRAAGNPEAGLAQILLYRTQGTYDQHLGDVEKICKAALAATDICYVELATVYQKRGQADQQAALLDQLKAAYAYGAVPASRVDSVARVLADRSLGQTDEKTAKDLLEQVAPANPASWVSLAQLVYDFPELGDTDQLMAYIDKGREAEQPRAELLLGRLYYEGKTLPADAEKAEQHLQAAADAGEVSAHYYLGQLYRRGYLGNVEPQKAVDHLLAAARGGQNSADYALAQLFSEGHGIRPQPGNAWVFAQLAQVNPTPQSTELLQQLDQQLTPDQRSQAQTLLAQEKQARGSMSQGANSTLAIEALQDDEKEVTGEDSL comes from the coding sequence ATGATTCCCTACAAGAAAAGCGCCAGCCTGGGCCTGTGTGCCCTGGCTGCAGCCATCACCCTGGCCGGCTGTGCCGGCCTGCCCGACCAGCGCCTGGCCAACGAAGCCATGAAGCGCGGTGACACGGCACTGGCCGAGCGCAACTACAAGGCCCTGGCCGACCTGGGCTACAGCGAAGCGCAAGTGGGCCTGGCCGACATCAAGGTCGCCACCCGCGACCCGGCGAAAATCAAGGAAGCCGAGGCCACCTACCGCGCCGCGGCTGCCACTTCGCCGCGCGCCCAGGCGCGCCTTGGCCGCCTGCTGGTGGCCAAGCCCGACAGCACCCAGGCCGAACGCGAAGAAGCCGAGAAGCTGCTCAAGCAAGCCGCCGCACAGGGCGAAGGCAACACCCTGATCCCGCTGGCGATGCTCTACCTGAGCTACCCACAGAGCTTCCCCAAGGTCAATGCGCAGCAACAGATCGACCAGTGGCGTGCCGCTGGCAACCCCGAAGCGGGCCTGGCCCAGATCCTGCTGTACCGCACCCAGGGCACCTATGACCAGCACCTGGGCGACGTGGAAAAAATCTGCAAGGCCGCGCTCGCTGCCACCGATATCTGCTACGTCGAGCTGGCCACCGTGTACCAGAAGCGTGGCCAGGCAGACCAGCAGGCTGCCCTGCTCGACCAGCTCAAGGCCGCCTATGCCTATGGCGCGGTACCGGCCAGCCGGGTCGACAGCGTTGCCCGAGTGCTGGCCGACCGCAGCCTCGGCCAGACCGACGAAAAAACCGCCAAGGACCTGCTCGAGCAGGTGGCCCCGGCCAACCCGGCGTCCTGGGTCAGCCTGGCGCAGTTGGTCTACGACTTCCCCGAGCTGGGCGATACCGACCAGCTGATGGCCTACATCGACAAAGGTCGCGAAGCCGAACAGCCACGCGCCGAACTGTTGCTCGGCCGCCTGTACTACGAAGGCAAGACCCTGCCTGCGGATGCGGAAAAAGCCGAGCAACACCTGCAAGCCGCCGCCGACGCTGGCGAAGTCAGCGCCCATTACTACCTGGGGCAGCTGTACCGCCGTGGCTACCTCGGCAACGTCGAGCCACAGAAAGCCGTCGACCACCTGCTGGCCGCCGCCCGTGGCGGACAGAACAGCGCCGACTATGCGCTGGCCCAGCTGTTCAGCGAAGGCCACGGCATTCGCCCGCAACCGGGCAATGCCTGGGTATTCGCCCAGCTGGCCCAGGTCAACCCGACGCCGCAGTCCACTGAACTGCTGCAGCAACTCGACCAGCAACTCACGCCTGACCAGCGCAGCCAGGCGCAGACCCTGCTGGCGCAAGAGAAGCAGGCACGCGGCAGCATGAGCCAGGGTGCCAACAGCACCCTGGCCATCGAAGCCCTGCAAGACGACGAAAAAGAAGTAACCGGTGAGGACTCGCTATGA